One part of the Magallana gigas chromosome 5, xbMagGiga1.1, whole genome shotgun sequence genome encodes these proteins:
- the LOC105337348 gene encoding uncharacterized protein yields MIFVLALIVAAQAATHHPHSHPTHDPAHTHIPHHTHSHEHNEHGTSTFYFDAKTHHMVMRLDSKCYLMKLDDTEATQVHDAAGIVEIELAMVKLIGAANETMVAHDALAIMSAHIAHMCPNGAMQLERI; encoded by the exons GCTGCAACTCACCACCCTCACAGCCACCCGACTCATGACCCCGCCCATACCCACATCCCCCACCACACCCACTCACACGAACACAATGAGCACGGAACCTCCACATTTTACTTTGATGCAAAAACG CACCACATGGTGATGAGACTCGACAGTAAATGTTACTTGATGAAACTGGACGATACAGAGGCCACTCAAGTTCATGATGCCGCTGGAATCGTTGAGATAGAG TTGGCTATGGTAAAATTGATTGGAGCTGCCAATGAAACGATGGTGGCCCATGATGCCCTTGCTATAATGAGTGCCCATATAGCCCATATGTGCCCAAATGGTGCTATGCAGCTAGAGAGAATCTAG
- the LOC105337351 gene encoding sperm-associated antigen 16 protein isoform X2, whose amino-acid sequence MMAEEETEKFYLQKEELVVDTDDEYQYEEVPIDEIFIGTEPDEDLDLAVRTIREAEEDALATSQKDGQTKASVTQRPEVVDDFVRNFLVRMNMDKTLECFQTEWYELQQRGLLHEEDIGVVPDIYSRNQDLDGEVKFLKLEVAKYKEAAMKAKETYVKLRKERDYHRMHHKRVVQEKNKLINDIKRLKRHYAQYEPTLQQLKKKYEVAMKEKMLSKLEKDRAVGQVAGLQSTLKSMESFKGTPPSGFQTASNSAQRKNWDLDEAGRGPTQRTLAMERMKAMSGDVRDLPENYTRHPNDSEFPKDTGINPILAQIKGPTGHLARSGGFRLSNTFQAHSHPISSVVLHPRKQILATTSDDHTWKMWAVPSGDIIMTGEGHTDWVSDCDFHPSGSKLVTSSGDTTVKIWDFSKAECVHTFTDHTHAVWGCTWHSCGDFVASCSMDNTCKLWDLNSLRCRFTMRGHADSVNSIEFLPYSNTLLSCSADKTLSLWDARTGLCAQTFYGHMHSVNNATFSLKGDTVVSCDSYGTVKLWDVRTVAPMVSFDVGPHPANRVAFDPTGAVVAIASNDATVKMYEVSNGRIGTLVGHEDAVQCLMFDKTGEFMVSGGSDNTIRIWS is encoded by the exons ATGATGGCAGAGGAAGAAACCGAGAAATTCTATCTCCAAA aGGAGGAGCTAGTGGTGGACACTGATGATGAGTACCAGTATGAAGAGGTTCCAATTGATGAGATCTTCATTGGTACAG aaccaGATGAGGATCTGGACTTGGCTGTCAGAACCATCAGAGAAGCAGAGGAAGATGCCCTAGCAACA tcTCAGAAAGATGGTCAGACAAAAGCTTCTGTGACTCAACGGCCAGAAGTTGTGGATGATTTTGTTCGAAATTTCCTCGTCagaatgaatatggacaagacTTTGGAATGCTTCCAAACTGAATG GTATGAGCTCCAGCAGAGAGGCTTGCTGCATGAGGAGGACATCGGAGTGGTGCCGGACATCTACAGCCGGAACCAGGACCTAGACGGAGAGGTCAAATTCTTGAAACTTGAGGTCGCCAAATACAAGGAAGCCGCTAT gaaAGCTAAGGAGACGTATGTGAAGTTAAGAAAAGAACGGGATTACCACAGAATGCATCATAAACGAGTTGTCCAGGAGAAAAACAAACTCATCAATGACATCAAGAG ACTGAAGCGACATTATGCCCAGTATGAGCCAACACTGCAgcagctgaaaaaaaaatatgaggtGGCCATGAAGGAGAAGATGCTGTCCAAGCTGGAGAAGGACCGTGCGGTGGGACAGGTGGCGGGGCTCCAAAGTACCCTCAAGagtatggaatcatttaaaGGGACACCACCCAGTGGATTCCAGACTG CTTCCAATTCTGCCCAGAGGAAGAACTGGGATTTGGATGAAGCTGGAAGAGGCCCCACCCAGAGGACTCTGGCCATGGAGAGAATGAAGGCCATGTCTGGAGATGTGAGGGATCTGCCAGAGAACTATACCCGCCATCCTAAT gaTTCTGAATTTCCAAAGGACACTGGAATTAATCCAATCTTAGCCCAAATTAAGGGTCCAACTGGTCATTTGGCCAGGAGTGGGGGATTCCGACTTTCCAACACATTCCAGGCTCATTCCCATCCTATCAGCAG TGTTGTCCTACATCCTCGAAAGCAGATCCTGGCTACCACCAGTGATGATCACACGTGGAAAATGTGGGCGGTGCCAAGTGGTGACATCATAATGACAGGTGAAGGTCACACAGACTGGGTGTCAGATTGTGACTTCCATCCCTC tGGCTCTAAGTTGGTGACGTCCAGTGGAGACACAACAGTGAAGATTTGGGACTTTTCTAAAGCAGAGTGTGTACACACCTTTACAGACCACACTCATGCAG TCTGGGGCTGTACCTGGCATTCTTGTGGAGACTTTGTGGCGTCCTGTTCTATGGACAATACTTGTAAGCTGTGGGACCTGAACAGTCTGAGATGTCGCTTTACAATGCGGGGCCATGCAGACAGTGTCAACAGCATTGAGTTCCTGCCATATTCCAACACACTCCTATCTTGTTCAGCAGACAAAACACTGTCACTCTGGGATGCCAGAACT ggaCTCTGTGCACAAACATTTTATGGACATATGCATTCTGTCAACAATGCTACATTTAGTCTGAAG GGTGATACAGTGGTGTCTTGTGATTCCTACGGGACCGTCAAACTTTGGGATGTCAGGACAGTGGCTCCTATGGTCAGTTTTGATGTGGGACCACACCCAGCCAACAGGGTGGCATTTGACCCTACAGGAGCAGTGGTAGCTATCGCTAGCAATGATGCCACTGTCAAGATGTATGAAGTCTCCAATGGAAGG atCGGAACCTTGGTTGGACACGAGGATGCTGTGCAGTGTCTCATGTTCGACAAGACTGGAGAGTTCATGGTATCTGGCGGAAGTGATAACACCATACGAATCTGGTCCTAG
- the LOC105337351 gene encoding sperm-associated antigen 16 protein isoform X1, with product MMAEEETEKFYLQKEELVVDTDDEYQYEEVPIDEIFIGTEPDEDLDLAVRTIREAEEDALATTRTVISFRSDESQKDGQTKASVTQRPEVVDDFVRNFLVRMNMDKTLECFQTEWYELQQRGLLHEEDIGVVPDIYSRNQDLDGEVKFLKLEVAKYKEAAMKAKETYVKLRKERDYHRMHHKRVVQEKNKLINDIKRLKRHYAQYEPTLQQLKKKYEVAMKEKMLSKLEKDRAVGQVAGLQSTLKSMESFKGTPPSGFQTASNSAQRKNWDLDEAGRGPTQRTLAMERMKAMSGDVRDLPENYTRHPNDSEFPKDTGINPILAQIKGPTGHLARSGGFRLSNTFQAHSHPISSVVLHPRKQILATTSDDHTWKMWAVPSGDIIMTGEGHTDWVSDCDFHPSGSKLVTSSGDTTVKIWDFSKAECVHTFTDHTHAVWGCTWHSCGDFVASCSMDNTCKLWDLNSLRCRFTMRGHADSVNSIEFLPYSNTLLSCSADKTLSLWDARTGLCAQTFYGHMHSVNNATFSLKGDTVVSCDSYGTVKLWDVRTVAPMVSFDVGPHPANRVAFDPTGAVVAIASNDATVKMYEVSNGRIGTLVGHEDAVQCLMFDKTGEFMVSGGSDNTIRIWS from the exons ATGATGGCAGAGGAAGAAACCGAGAAATTCTATCTCCAAA aGGAGGAGCTAGTGGTGGACACTGATGATGAGTACCAGTATGAAGAGGTTCCAATTGATGAGATCTTCATTGGTACAG aaccaGATGAGGATCTGGACTTGGCTGTCAGAACCATCAGAGAAGCAGAGGAAGATGCCCTAGCAACA ACTCGCACAGTCATCAGTTTTAGGTCAGATGAG tcTCAGAAAGATGGTCAGACAAAAGCTTCTGTGACTCAACGGCCAGAAGTTGTGGATGATTTTGTTCGAAATTTCCTCGTCagaatgaatatggacaagacTTTGGAATGCTTCCAAACTGAATG GTATGAGCTCCAGCAGAGAGGCTTGCTGCATGAGGAGGACATCGGAGTGGTGCCGGACATCTACAGCCGGAACCAGGACCTAGACGGAGAGGTCAAATTCTTGAAACTTGAGGTCGCCAAATACAAGGAAGCCGCTAT gaaAGCTAAGGAGACGTATGTGAAGTTAAGAAAAGAACGGGATTACCACAGAATGCATCATAAACGAGTTGTCCAGGAGAAAAACAAACTCATCAATGACATCAAGAG ACTGAAGCGACATTATGCCCAGTATGAGCCAACACTGCAgcagctgaaaaaaaaatatgaggtGGCCATGAAGGAGAAGATGCTGTCCAAGCTGGAGAAGGACCGTGCGGTGGGACAGGTGGCGGGGCTCCAAAGTACCCTCAAGagtatggaatcatttaaaGGGACACCACCCAGTGGATTCCAGACTG CTTCCAATTCTGCCCAGAGGAAGAACTGGGATTTGGATGAAGCTGGAAGAGGCCCCACCCAGAGGACTCTGGCCATGGAGAGAATGAAGGCCATGTCTGGAGATGTGAGGGATCTGCCAGAGAACTATACCCGCCATCCTAAT gaTTCTGAATTTCCAAAGGACACTGGAATTAATCCAATCTTAGCCCAAATTAAGGGTCCAACTGGTCATTTGGCCAGGAGTGGGGGATTCCGACTTTCCAACACATTCCAGGCTCATTCCCATCCTATCAGCAG TGTTGTCCTACATCCTCGAAAGCAGATCCTGGCTACCACCAGTGATGATCACACGTGGAAAATGTGGGCGGTGCCAAGTGGTGACATCATAATGACAGGTGAAGGTCACACAGACTGGGTGTCAGATTGTGACTTCCATCCCTC tGGCTCTAAGTTGGTGACGTCCAGTGGAGACACAACAGTGAAGATTTGGGACTTTTCTAAAGCAGAGTGTGTACACACCTTTACAGACCACACTCATGCAG TCTGGGGCTGTACCTGGCATTCTTGTGGAGACTTTGTGGCGTCCTGTTCTATGGACAATACTTGTAAGCTGTGGGACCTGAACAGTCTGAGATGTCGCTTTACAATGCGGGGCCATGCAGACAGTGTCAACAGCATTGAGTTCCTGCCATATTCCAACACACTCCTATCTTGTTCAGCAGACAAAACACTGTCACTCTGGGATGCCAGAACT ggaCTCTGTGCACAAACATTTTATGGACATATGCATTCTGTCAACAATGCTACATTTAGTCTGAAG GGTGATACAGTGGTGTCTTGTGATTCCTACGGGACCGTCAAACTTTGGGATGTCAGGACAGTGGCTCCTATGGTCAGTTTTGATGTGGGACCACACCCAGCCAACAGGGTGGCATTTGACCCTACAGGAGCAGTGGTAGCTATCGCTAGCAATGATGCCACTGTCAAGATGTATGAAGTCTCCAATGGAAGG atCGGAACCTTGGTTGGACACGAGGATGCTGTGCAGTGTCTCATGTTCGACAAGACTGGAGAGTTCATGGTATCTGGCGGAAGTGATAACACCATACGAATCTGGTCCTAG
- the LOC105337352 gene encoding zinc finger protein ZFP2: MERKDKQPNRTEKALEPSTTNSENTVSGDEAKEEVDLGSSSGEKVTPVTVEKCNTVDPASIHDHDTEGVSLLLGMRDSIIASEEKANLEKNKLKRGGGALNEHEYFSPTKQVRKTLDTEEASTSDEDIDQEDKTPNEEVSSNNQDVNCVIDHVDETANKEEEEVAKVVRTEEVTTVDEDSHEPVYKCAFCDQFHTKSELKKHIQKHVGDKPYHCDHCSKTFSGRGPLQSHLRIHNRSTAVKCTVCNEAVRDKSALSAHMKIHITNPPYKCWFCSQTFIKNEHLQNHLRIHAGEKPYKCEECGKSFSYSSNYKVHVRLHTGDRPYKCGVCDETFRQLHSLKAHQSKHTGEKPYRCGICDKQFLHKRSLQFHLRIHSADCEIEKMHAEDIPGRCDACKTLFTAKMDLLRRIKINSGERPYGCRECGECFLEADALKSHFRQHAKESTKGCLICGKGDEGVTPKNAYLDIHKHMKTMRLQLRGFKRGFKREVSLMKKEIGMMKKSDEDSNEEECVSPEIKFDEENELREEKLDHQIISHEEVVN, translated from the exons ATGGAGAGAAAAG ATAAGCAGCCAAACCGAACAGAAAAAGCTTTAGAACCCTCAACAACCAACTCAGAAAACACAGTTTCTGG TGATGAAGCAAAAGAAGAAGTTGATCTAGGTTCATCATCTGGAGAAAag GTGACCCCTGTAACAGTGGAGAAATGTAACACTGTGGATCCAGCATCCATTCATGACCATGATACAGAGGGTGTCAGTCTTCTCTTAG GTATGAGAGACAGCATTATTGCTAGTGAAGAGAAGGCAAATTTagagaaaaacaaactaaagaGAGGTGGGGGTGCTTTAAATGAGCATGAGTATTTTTCACCAACAAAACAAGTGAGGAAGACCCTGGACACAGAAGAAGCTTCAACCAGTGATGAGGACATAGACCAGGAAGACAAGACACCTAATGAAGAAGTTAGCTCTAATAACCAGGATGTAAATTGTGTTATAGACCATGTGGATGAAACTGCCAATAAAGAGGAAGAGGAAGTTGCCAAAGTGGTGCGCACTGAAGAAGTTACGACAGTGGATGAGGACAGCCATGAACCAGTGTACAAGTGTGCATTTTGTGACCAGTTCCACACCAAGTCCGAGCTGAAGAAGCACATTCAGAAGCATGTTGGGGACAAGCCCTATCACTGTGACCACTGCTCCAAGACTTTCAGTGGGCGGGGACCACTTCAGAGCCACCTGCGTATCCACAACCGTTCGACGGCCGTCAAGTGCACTGTCTGTAATGAGGCTGTGCGAGACAAGAGTGCGCTGTCAGCTCATATGAAGATTCACATCACCAATCCTCCTTATAAATGCTGGTTCTGTAGTCAAACCTTTATCAAAAATGAACACCTTCAAAATCACCTCAGGATACATGCAG GGGAAAAACCTTACAAGTGTGAGGAATGTGGGAAGTCGTTCAGCTACTCCTCTAATTACAAAGTTCATGTTCGACTCCACACCGGGGACCGGCCCTACAAGTGTGGGGTGTGTGATGAAACCTTCCGACAACTGCACTCCCTCAAAGCTCATCAGAGCAAACACACAGGAGAAAAG CCTTACAGGTGTGGTATCTGTGACAAACAGTTCCTCCACAAAAGAAGCCTGCAGTTTCATCTCCGCATTCACTCGGCCGATTGCGAAATCGAGAAAATGCATGCAGAGGATATTCCAGGTCGATGTGATGCTTGTAAAACCCTATTCACGGCCAAAATGGACCTGCTCCGTCGGATAAAAATCAACTCTGGGGAGCGGCCTTACGGATGTAGGGAATGTGGAGAGTGCTTTCTGGAGGCAGATGCCCTTAAATCCCATTTCAGACAACATGCCAAAGAGAGTACTAAAGGATGCCTGATTTGTGGAAAAGGGGATGAAGGAGTCACTCCTAAGAATGCATACTTAGACATACATAAACATATGAAAACAATGAGGCTTCAGTTAAGAGGTTTCAAAAGAGGTTTCAAAAGAGAAGTTTCTCTGATGAAAAAGGAGATTGGCATGATGAAGAAATCGGATGAAGACAGTAATGAGGAGGAGTGTGTTTCCCCGGAGATCAAGTTTGATGAGGAAAATGAATTGAGAGAAGAGAAACTGGACCATCAAATCATTTCACATGAGGAGGTGGTAAATTGA